A single Bacillus sp. HMF5848 DNA region contains:
- a CDS encoding DUF554 domain-containing protein, which produces MVLTGTIVNGVCIAAGTLLGKLLHRIPEKVKTTVMQGISLAVIVLGLQMAFKTEQLLIVIFSLVIGSVLGEWWKLDDNLNALGHWIERKVGSKNEGNVAKGFVTATLIFVIGAMAIIGALDSGLRADHRVLYTKSILDGFTSLILASTLGIGVMFSAIPVMLYQGSIALFATQIERFIPEALLDIMIVEMTATGGVLITAIGINLLGLMHIRVANMLPAILVAVILATGTYLWQQYDIIKLFLQ; this is translated from the coding sequence ATGGTTCTAACAGGTACTATTGTAAATGGTGTATGTATTGCAGCCGGAACTTTATTAGGAAAACTGTTACATCGCATACCAGAAAAAGTTAAGACAACGGTTATGCAGGGGATTTCACTTGCAGTTATTGTATTAGGTCTGCAAATGGCTTTTAAGACAGAACAATTACTTATTGTAATTTTTAGTTTAGTAATTGGGTCAGTATTGGGTGAATGGTGGAAGCTAGATGATAACTTAAATGCTTTAGGCCACTGGATTGAACGAAAAGTAGGTTCGAAAAATGAGGGGAATGTAGCTAAAGGCTTTGTTACAGCGACTTTGATTTTTGTCATTGGTGCTATGGCTATAATCGGTGCTTTGGATAGTGGTTTACGTGCTGATCATAGGGTTCTTTATACAAAGTCTATTTTGGATGGATTTACGAGTCTAATATTAGCCTCAACATTAGGAATTGGGGTAATGTTTTCTGCCATTCCTGTAATGCTTTACCAAGGTTCTATTGCCCTTTTTGCCACACAAATCGAGAGATTTATTCCAGAAGCATTGTTAGACATTATGATTGTTGAAATGACAGCAACAGGCGGCGTTCTAATAACAGCTATTGGTATTAACTTACTTGGTTTAATGCATATACGTGTCGCAAATATGCTTCCAGCTATTTTAGTAGCAGTCATTCTGGCAACAGGTACGTATCTATGGCAACAATATGACATAATAAAGCTTTTCTTACAATAA
- the yyaC gene encoding spore protease YyaC, translating into MNLKANFFEKKGGNTRISHDEAGAFHQISTKLQQLLPTSVTRPVAIVCIGTDRSTGDSLGPLIGTKLLERKTPLFHIYGTLAEPIHAVNMEEQLLQIKTKHYNPFIIGIDACLGRLNSVGVISIGEGPVKPGAGVNKELPAVGDAHITGIVNVSGFMEFFVLQNTRLHLVMKMADTISQGIYHAAIAKGRRQSLDISHQALK; encoded by the coding sequence ATGAATCTAAAAGCAAATTTCTTTGAAAAGAAAGGTGGAAATACCCGTATTAGTCATGATGAGGCAGGTGCTTTTCACCAAATAAGTACAAAGCTACAACAACTATTACCTACTTCAGTGACTAGACCTGTAGCAATTGTTTGTATTGGTACAGATCGATCCACAGGTGATTCTCTTGGTCCGCTCATCGGAACTAAGCTGCTTGAAAGAAAAACTCCTTTATTCCATATATATGGGACATTAGCCGAGCCTATACATGCAGTTAACATGGAAGAACAGCTTTTACAAATTAAAACGAAGCACTATAATCCTTTCATTATCGGAATTGATGCTTGTTTAGGTAGGTTAAATAGTGTGGGAGTTATATCAATTGGCGAAGGACCAGTCAAACCAGGTGCGGGCGTAAATAAGGAGTTACCTGCTGTTGGGGATGCTCATATCACGGGAATTGTCAACGTAAGTGGATTTATGGAGTTTTTTGTATTACAAAACACACGTTTACATCTTGTTATGAAAATGGCTGACACAATCTCACAAGGGATTTACCATGCAGCTATTGCAAAAGGCAGACGTCAAAGCTTAGACATTTCTCATCAAGCACTTAAGTAA
- a CDS encoding ParA family protein, whose protein sequence is MGKIIAIANQKGGVGKTTTSVNLSACLAYIGKKVLLVDIDPQGNATSGVGVEKSEVSQCIYDVLVEDEDAKSALMETAVESLHAIPATIQLAGAEIELVPTISREVRLKRALEPLKQEYDYIIIDCPPSLGLLTINALTAADTVLIPVQCEYYALEGLSQLLNTVRLVQKHLNQHLMIEGVLLTMHDARTNLGIQVIEEVKKYFQDKVYQTIIPRNIRLSEAPSHGQPIIIYDPKSKGAEVYLDLAKEVVVNG, encoded by the coding sequence GTGGGAAAAATCATCGCGATAGCCAATCAAAAAGGTGGCGTTGGCAAAACAACGACTAGCGTCAACTTGAGTGCTTGTTTAGCATATATAGGTAAAAAAGTACTCCTTGTTGATATAGATCCGCAAGGAAATGCTACAAGTGGTGTTGGTGTAGAAAAATCAGAGGTTTCTCAATGTATATATGATGTACTTGTTGAAGATGAAGATGCAAAAAGCGCTCTTATGGAAACAGCGGTTGAAAGTTTACATGCAATTCCAGCTACTATTCAGTTAGCTGGTGCAGAAATAGAACTCGTACCAACTATTTCACGTGAAGTACGTTTGAAAAGGGCTCTTGAGCCTCTTAAACAAGAATATGATTATATTATCATTGATTGTCCTCCTTCATTAGGATTACTAACAATTAATGCACTAACAGCTGCTGATACAGTTCTTATTCCTGTTCAATGTGAGTACTATGCCCTTGAAGGGTTGAGCCAGCTTCTTAATACAGTACGGCTTGTGCAAAAACACCTAAATCAACATCTTATGATTGAGGGTGTTTTATTGACAATGCATGATGCGCGTACTAATTTAGGTATTCAAGTCATTGAAGAAGTGAAAAAATATTTCCAAGACAAAGTATACCAAACAATCATTCCAAGGAATATACGTTTAAGTGAGGCACCAAGTCATGGACAACCCATTATTATCTATGATCCGAAATCAAAAGGTGCAGAGGTTTACTTAGACTTGGCAAAGGAAGTGGTTGTGAATGGCTAA
- a CDS encoding DUF951 domain-containing protein, with amino-acid sequence MNDKQFGLNDIVEMKKAHPCGTNKWKIIRLGMDIRIKCEGCDHSVLIPRKEFARKMKKILVKHEGQDE; translated from the coding sequence ATGAATGATAAGCAATTTGGCTTAAACGATATTGTTGAAATGAAAAAAGCGCATCCGTGTGGCACGAACAAGTGGAAAATTATTCGCTTAGGAATGGATATACGTATTAAATGTGAGGGATGTGACCATAGTGTTCTCATCCCACGAAAAGAGTTTGCGCGTAAAATGAAAAAGATATTAGTAAAGCATGAGGGACAGGATGAATAA
- the rsmG gene encoding 16S rRNA (guanine(527)-N(7))-methyltransferase RsmG → MNIEQFQTSLADKGIQLSELQIQQFELYFKELVEWNEKMNLTAITDKEQVYLKHFYDSISAAFYVDFSKPMTICDVGAGAGFPSIPLKICFPHLHVSIVDSLQKRITFLNHLASSLQLEGVAFYHDRAETFARKEGIRENYDIVMARAVARLSVLSELCIPLAKTGGQFIAMKGAAANTELEAATTAIKVLGGEVTSTYTFSLPMEESERSIIIIDKKRKTPKQYPRKPGTPNKQPIE, encoded by the coding sequence ATGAATATTGAACAATTTCAAACAAGCTTAGCTGATAAAGGCATACAATTATCAGAGCTTCAAATACAACAATTTGAGTTGTATTTCAAGGAGCTAGTTGAGTGGAATGAAAAAATGAATCTAACTGCTATTACAGATAAAGAACAGGTGTATTTAAAGCATTTTTATGATTCAATATCAGCTGCTTTTTATGTGGATTTTTCAAAACCAATGACAATTTGTGATGTAGGTGCAGGAGCGGGATTTCCAAGCATACCTTTGAAAATTTGTTTTCCGCACTTACATGTATCCATTGTTGACTCGTTACAAAAGAGAATCACATTTTTAAACCATTTAGCTTCATCATTGCAGCTAGAAGGGGTTGCCTTTTATCATGATCGAGCAGAAACATTTGCTCGCAAGGAGGGCATACGAGAAAATTATGATATTGTCATGGCGAGGGCTGTTGCAAGGCTTTCTGTTTTATCAGAACTTTGCATACCTCTTGCAAAAACAGGAGGTCAATTTATTGCTATGAAAGGTGCAGCAGCTAATACAGAACTTGAAGCTGCAACGACTGCAATAAAAGTACTTGGAGGAGAAGTTACTTCAACTTATACCTTCTCCCTTCCTATGGAAGAAAGTGAAAGAAGCATTATTATAATTGATAAAAAGAGAAAGACACCAAAGCAGTACCCAAGAAAGCCAGGAACACCAAATAAACAGCCAATCGAATAA
- a CDS encoding mechanosensitive ion channel family protein yields the protein MKAVENYTYDIWNYISDEKLWLTIGQSVMKILLILLLAFLAIRIGKVVINRVFFLRKKGPLRISERREATLVKLLENVLTYATYFITLVMILEAMNIKVTAILAGAGIVGLAIGFGAQNLVRDIITGFFIIFEDQFSVGDYVRIGQFEGFVEEIGLRTTKVKSFTNELHILPNGNITEVTNFSIYNSIAIIDVGIAYEEDIPQAEKVLQELLLELPNMYEDMIKAPELLGVQSLGASDVVFRIISETVPMKHWSVARSIRREVKLRLDERGIEIPFPRLVMYSRHEGQTGKTQVEA from the coding sequence ATGAAAGCAGTTGAAAATTACACATATGATATATGGAACTATATAAGTGATGAAAAACTATGGCTCACTATAGGCCAATCAGTAATGAAGATTTTGTTAATCTTGTTACTTGCTTTTTTAGCAATTCGAATAGGAAAAGTTGTAATTAATCGAGTCTTTTTCTTAAGAAAAAAAGGTCCTTTAAGAATATCCGAGCGTCGTGAAGCTACGCTTGTGAAGTTACTTGAGAATGTATTAACATATGCGACTTACTTTATTACTCTTGTAATGATATTAGAGGCGATGAACATTAAAGTGACCGCGATACTAGCCGGGGCCGGGATTGTAGGTTTAGCAATAGGATTTGGAGCACAAAACCTTGTAAGAGATATCATTACAGGATTCTTTATTATTTTTGAAGATCAGTTTTCAGTAGGTGATTACGTAAGAATTGGTCAATTTGAGGGGTTCGTAGAAGAGATAGGATTGCGAACAACAAAGGTTAAAAGCTTTACAAATGAACTACATATCTTACCGAATGGAAACATTACTGAAGTAACAAATTTTTCAATATATAATTCAATTGCTATTATTGATGTTGGCATTGCTTATGAAGAGGATATACCTCAAGCAGAGAAGGTGTTACAAGAGCTTCTATTAGAGTTACCAAATATGTATGAAGATATGATAAAAGCACCAGAGCTTCTAGGTGTTCAATCGCTCGGTGCTTCTGATGTGGTCTTCCGAATCATTTCTGAAACTGTGCCAATGAAACACTGGAGCGTAGCAAGAAGTATTCGAAGAGAAGTGAAGCTTCGTCTTGACGAACGAGGTATAGAAATTCCATTTCCTCGCCTTGTTATGTACTCACGTCATGAGGGACAAACTGGTAAAACACAAGTTGAGGCATAA
- a CDS encoding ParB/RepB/Spo0J family partition protein, whose protein sequence is MAKGLGKGINALFTGLEVGKEEIVQEIKINDLRPNPYQPRKHFDSAAINELKESILQHGILQPLIVRRTIKGFEIVVGERRYRAAKEAKLMTVPVVIRELSEQQMMELALLENLQREDLSPIEEATAYQSLMKHLKVTQEELAKRLGKSRPHVANHLRLLSLPSDVQNLISDGKLSMGHGRTLLGLKKKDLINSVVEKVIKEQLNVRQLEELVQKLNENVPRETSKPKKEKDVFIKEHEHVLRERFGTSVTIKQNKKRGKIEIDFFSPEDLDRILELLEGIDTERNWS, encoded by the coding sequence ATGGCTAAAGGATTAGGAAAGGGTATTAATGCATTATTTACAGGGCTTGAGGTTGGCAAAGAAGAGATTGTTCAAGAAATAAAAATTAATGATTTACGTCCCAATCCATACCAACCGAGAAAACACTTTGATAGTGCTGCAATTAATGAGCTCAAAGAATCGATTCTACAGCACGGGATCTTACAACCACTCATAGTTCGCCGTACAATAAAAGGATTTGAAATTGTTGTTGGAGAAAGACGTTATCGTGCTGCAAAAGAAGCGAAATTAATGACTGTTCCTGTTGTTATTCGTGAGTTAAGCGAACAACAAATGATGGAATTAGCTTTGCTAGAAAACTTGCAACGAGAAGACTTGTCACCTATTGAGGAAGCGACTGCGTATCAATCGCTTATGAAACATTTGAAAGTCACACAAGAAGAACTAGCGAAGCGTCTTGGGAAAAGTCGTCCACATGTTGCAAACCATTTACGTTTACTATCCTTGCCTAGTGATGTCCAAAATTTAATTTCTGATGGTAAATTATCAATGGGTCATGGTCGTACATTGTTAGGTTTAAAGAAGAAGGATTTAATAAATAGTGTCGTAGAGAAAGTGATAAAAGAACAGTTAAATGTTCGTCAGTTAGAAGAATTAGTTCAAAAATTAAATGAAAATGTTCCACGTGAAACATCTAAACCAAAAAAGGAGAAAGATGTCTTCATAAAAGAACATGAACATGTGTTACGGGAACGCTTTGGTACTTCTGTTACAATTAAACAGAATAAAAAACGAGGCAAGATTGAAATTGATTTCTTCTCTCCCGAAGATTTAGATAGAATACTAGAGTTACTAGAAGGTATTGATACGGAAAGAAATTGGTCATAA
- the noc gene encoding nucleoid occlusion protein codes for MKPSFTRFFGMSEKEETEKVEITKNEEIRQLPVLSIVPNRFQPRTVFAEDKIRELASTIETHGIIQPIVVREYETNKYEIIAGERRWRAVQWLGWKTIPSIIKEMSDTETASVALIENLQREELSAIEEAVAYQKLLELHQLTQETLAQRLGKGQSTIANKLRLLKLPQEVQQALLDKKISERHARALLSIKEEVVQCKLLEEIMTKELNVKQTEELIQKMLEEKRDNKPKPQRKAFSRDMRIAMNTIRQSLSMVKDSGITLDSEEEEHDDYYQFTIKIPKK; via the coding sequence ATGAAACCTTCTTTCACTAGATTTTTCGGTATGAGTGAAAAGGAAGAAACAGAAAAAGTTGAGATAACAAAAAATGAAGAAATCAGACAATTACCTGTTTTAAGTATTGTTCCAAACCGATTTCAACCAAGAACAGTTTTTGCTGAAGATAAAATTCGTGAGCTAGCATCAACAATTGAAACACATGGTATTATCCAACCTATTGTTGTACGAGAGTATGAAACAAATAAGTACGAGATTATTGCTGGAGAGAGACGTTGGCGTGCCGTACAATGGTTAGGGTGGAAAACTATCCCTTCCATTATTAAAGAAATGAGTGATACAGAGACAGCTTCTGTTGCTCTAATTGAAAATCTACAAAGAGAAGAGCTTTCAGCTATTGAAGAGGCTGTTGCTTATCAAAAACTATTAGAATTACATCAACTCACCCAAGAAACTCTTGCGCAGCGTCTAGGAAAAGGCCAATCAACGATTGCTAATAAGCTTAGACTGCTTAAATTGCCTCAAGAAGTCCAGCAGGCATTGCTAGATAAAAAAATTTCAGAGCGACATGCAAGAGCATTACTGTCAATTAAAGAAGAAGTTGTTCAGTGCAAGCTATTAGAAGAAATCATGACTAAAGAGTTAAATGTAAAGCAGACGGAAGAGTTAATCCAAAAAATGCTAGAAGAAAAAAGGGATAACAAGCCTAAGCCACAGCGAAAAGCATTTAGTCGTGATATGCGCATCGCAATGAACACAATTCGTCAATCACTATCAATGGTCAAGGATAGTGGGATTACACTCGATTCAGAAGAGGAAGAACATGATGACTATTATCAATTCACAATAAAAATACCGAAAAAGTAG